The proteins below come from a single Ictalurus punctatus breed USDA103 chromosome 24, Coco_2.0, whole genome shotgun sequence genomic window:
- the uts2r5 gene encoding urotensin-2 receptor, giving the protein MIILAMGTRVNDSAVFVNASLALSETPVSSQDTVITFLLGTVLSTMFLVGTAGNVYTLVVMNIAIRVTGTMYVYIMNLALADLLYLCTIPFVVCTYFAKDWYFGDIGCRVLFSLDFITMHASIFMLTVMSTERYVAVLRPLDTFTRSRHYRRAVTCAVWLVSFALSLPTMIMIELRTSIRDGIEKRICHPTWQMTAYKAYLTVLFNTCILAPGCVIGYLYLKLARTYWTSQTTVFSSSKAPSGTKCPKQKVLYMIFGIVLTYWACFVPFWLWQLLSVYYFEHGKLSHKTMVCVNFIVTCLAYSNSCINPFLYTLLTRNYQEYLRDRQKSGIGFKKRFHYSSQRSVSSGSHQFTL; this is encoded by the coding sequence ATGATAATCTTGGCTATGGGGACACGTGTGAACGACTCGGCTGTATTCGTCAACGCATCTCTGGCGCTTTCGGAGACTCCTGTGTCTTCTCAGGACACGGTTATAACGTTTCTCCTAGGCACTGTCCTTTCTACCATGTTTCTAGTGGGTACTGCTGGAAACGTGTACACGCTGGTGGTAATGAACATTGCAATACGAGTAACCGGCACTATGTACGTCTATATCATGAATTTGGCTTTGGCCGACCTGCTCTACCTGTGCACTATTCCGTTTGTGGTGTGCACCTACTTCGCTAAGGACTGGTACTTCGGCGATATTGGCTGCCGTGTGCTCTTCAGCCTCGACTTCATCACCATGCACGCCAGCATCTTCATGCTGACCGTGATGAGCACGGAGCGCTACGTGGCCGTGCTCAGACCGCTGGACACCTTCACCCGTTCCAGGCACTACAGGCGAGCCGTCACGTGCGCCGTCTGGCTCGTCTCATTCGCCCTTTCGCTCCCCACCATGATCATGATCGAGCTGAGGACAAGTATCCGAGATGGGATTGAGAAGCGTATATGCCACCCCACCTGGCAGATGACTGCCTACAAAGCCTACCTGACCGTCCTCTTTAACACGTGCATCTTGGCTCCAGGATGCGTCATCGGGTACCTCTATCTCAAGTTAGCCAGAACTTACTGGACGTCCCAAACCACCGTGTTCTCCTCCTCGAAAGCACCGAGCGGGACTAAATGTCCCAAACAGAAAGTACTATACATGATCTTCGGTATAGTTCTTACGTATTGGGCATGCTTTGTACCTTTCTGGTTATGGCAGCTGCTCAGTGTTTATTACTTTGAACATGGGAAGCTCTCTCATAAAACGATGGTGTGCGTGAACTTCATCGTGACGTGTCTGGCTTACAGCAACAGCTGCATCAACCCTTTTCTGTACACGCTGCTCACCAGAAACTACCAGGAGTATCTGAGAGACAGGCAGAAGAGTGGCATTGGGTTTAAAAAGAGATTCCATTATTCGTCTCAAAGGTCTGTATCGTCTGGGAGTCACCAGTTTACACTTTGA